A part of Coriobacteriia bacterium genomic DNA contains:
- a CDS encoding (4Fe-4S)-binding protein: MLVSSAIVRRVEVLMGDDIHGGPHIEPLEDGPLRYRRGDDSEHQGTLQGPDRMPLSIRDSALLCRCGASDRKPFCDGSHVATGFSSKRVWKPGAGRLVDHVGAHVTIHDNRALCAHVEYCVLELPGVFDRSKRPWVDPDGASAEEIIALVRKCPSGALSCTVDGVLYRNYEDRPPTVIASAEGPYFLEGGVRVIDEPHAEGESHEHCTLCRCGQSRNKPRCDGKHWDVGFTDRKD; encoded by the coding sequence ATGCTCGTGTCATCGGCCATCGTCCGGAGAGTCGAGGTGCTCATGGGTGACGACATACACGGCGGACCGCACATCGAGCCCCTCGAGGACGGCCCGCTGCGCTACCGTCGTGGCGACGATTCGGAGCACCAGGGAACGCTTCAGGGTCCCGACCGGATGCCGCTCTCCATCCGCGACAGCGCGCTACTGTGCAGGTGTGGCGCTTCGGACCGCAAGCCGTTCTGCGATGGATCCCATGTCGCGACTGGCTTCTCGAGCAAGCGCGTGTGGAAGCCCGGCGCAGGCAGGCTCGTGGACCATGTGGGCGCCCACGTGACCATCCACGACAACCGCGCGCTGTGCGCGCACGTCGAGTACTGCGTGCTGGAACTGCCGGGCGTGTTCGATCGCAGCAAGCGTCCCTGGGTCGATCCGGACGGTGCGAGTGCCGAAGAGATCATCGCGCTCGTCCGCAAGTGTCCGTCGGGTGCGCTCAGCTGCACGGTTGACGGCGTGTTGTACCGCAACTACGAAGACCGCCCTCCCACGGTGATCGCGTCGGCCGAGGGTCCGTACTTCCTCGAAGGCGGGGTACGCGTCATCGACGAGCCGCACGCCGAGGGCGAGTCGCACGAGCACTGCACGTTGTGCCGATGCGGCCAGTCGCGGAACAAGCCGCGCTGCGACGGCAAGCACTGGGACGTCGGTTTCACCGACCGCAAGGACTAG
- a CDS encoding cysteine synthase family protein → MSLGNDSRLARYDDLLDLCGDVDHPTPLVRLNRTLPNPAVDLYVKCEWVNPFGSIKDRTAKWLLRGLAERGELEGKTLVEATSGNTGIALAAICAQLGVPMIATAPHVLSPEKTALLRAFGAEVRLTPADDDSGLHPMDVAFRMAEAIRDSDPAKYVMPNQYDNADNARAHYESTAPEIWAQTEGKIRYFFAGFGTCGTLVGTSRFLKEKDPSIRTIGVQPVRGHHISGLKNMEETAVPANLDMSVIDEIVWVDDAMADEATRRLYREEALMVGPSAGAILAGTLQYLGDDARSGIAVAIAPDSGQKAATYLAQILE, encoded by the coding sequence GTGTCGCTCGGCAACGATTCCCGGCTGGCCCGGTACGACGACCTGCTCGACCTGTGCGGCGACGTCGACCATCCCACGCCGCTCGTTCGGCTCAATCGCACGCTCCCCAATCCCGCCGTGGACCTCTACGTGAAGTGCGAATGGGTGAACCCCTTCGGCTCGATCAAGGACCGCACCGCCAAGTGGCTGCTCAGGGGCCTCGCCGAACGCGGTGAGCTCGAAGGCAAGACGCTCGTGGAAGCCACGAGCGGCAACACAGGAATCGCGCTCGCGGCCATCTGCGCGCAGCTCGGCGTGCCGATGATCGCCACCGCTCCCCACGTTCTCTCCCCCGAGAAGACCGCCCTGCTGCGCGCGTTCGGGGCCGAGGTGCGCCTCACGCCCGCCGACGACGACTCGGGCCTGCACCCGATGGACGTGGCGTTTCGCATGGCCGAGGCGATCCGCGACAGCGACCCTGCAAAGTACGTGATGCCCAACCAGTACGACAACGCGGACAACGCGCGCGCCCACTACGAATCGACGGCGCCGGAGATCTGGGCGCAGACCGAGGGGAAGATCCGCTACTTCTTCGCGGGCTTCGGCACGTGCGGCACGCTCGTAGGCACAAGCCGCTTCCTGAAGGAGAAGGATCCCTCGATCCGCACCATCGGCGTGCAGCCGGTGCGTGGGCACCACATCTCCGGCCTCAAGAACATGGAGGAGACCGCCGTGCCCGCCAACCTCGATATGTCGGTGATCGACGAGATCGTGTGGGTCGATGACGCCATGGCAGACGAGGCCACGCGCCGCCTGTACCGGGAAGAGGCGCTCATGGTGGGTCCGTCGGCGGGTGCGATACTCGCTGGCACGCTCCAGTACCTCGGCGACGACGCCCGGAGCGGGATCGCGGTGGCGATCGCACCGGATAGCGGCCAGAAGGCCGCCACGTATCTCGCGCAGATCCTGGAGTGA
- a CDS encoding YdeI/OmpD-associated family protein — MSTPKADRPLLELSSAAKWHAWLAANHATSDGAWLALAKKHAGAAAPGYEEAVEEALCWGWIDTTARRLDAERYLQLFTPRKPDGTWARSNKERVERLIAEGRMQPAGAAVIDAAKASGAWTLLDEIEALVMPEDLATALAADGRAAAGFAALPDSAKQIALYWIASAKRAETRARRITATVVAAAEGRSPQ, encoded by the coding sequence GTGAGCACGCCGAAGGCCGACCGCCCGCTGCTCGAACTCAGCTCGGCCGCCAAGTGGCACGCCTGGCTCGCCGCGAATCACGCAACCTCCGACGGCGCCTGGCTCGCGCTCGCGAAGAAGCACGCTGGCGCAGCGGCGCCTGGCTACGAGGAGGCCGTCGAGGAGGCGCTCTGCTGGGGGTGGATCGACACCACGGCGCGGCGTCTGGATGCCGAGCGCTACCTCCAGCTGTTCACGCCGCGCAAGCCCGACGGCACGTGGGCGCGCTCGAACAAGGAGCGGGTCGAACGCCTGATCGCCGAAGGCCGGATGCAACCGGCCGGTGCTGCGGTGATCGACGCCGCGAAGGCGAGCGGCGCGTGGACGCTCCTCGACGAGATCGAGGCACTCGTGATGCCCGAGGACCTCGCGACCGCACTCGCGGCGGACGGGCGGGCGGCGGCGGGGTTCGCGGCATTGCCCGACTCGGCCAAGCAGATAGCGCTCTACTGGATCGCGAGCGCGAAGCGGGCCGAGACGCGGGCGCGCCGCATCACCGCCACGGTCGTCGCCGCCGCCGAGGGCCGCTCGCCGCAGTGA
- a CDS encoding DUF2239 family protein translates to MNTDLTRTCIAFAGSRCLERGRLAEVALAAKAELDARPDASVFIFDDETSEPVEIDFRGDARDVMERLAAAMAPAEAVPAAREHRSPGRPKLGVVAREVTLLPRHWEWLAAQPGGASVTLRKLVEEARRSGVGDGTRRTAQEAAFRFMNAVAGNEPGFEEAVRALYAGDAAAFASRTDAWAPDVRDHAHRLAERAF, encoded by the coding sequence ATGAACACCGATCTCACACGCACGTGCATAGCATTTGCGGGCAGCCGCTGCCTCGAGCGCGGTCGGCTCGCCGAAGTGGCGCTGGCCGCCAAAGCCGAGCTCGACGCGCGGCCTGATGCCAGCGTGTTCATCTTCGACGACGAGACGTCCGAGCCGGTGGAGATCGACTTTCGCGGCGACGCGCGGGACGTGATGGAGCGATTGGCGGCCGCGATGGCTCCCGCCGAGGCAGTCCCGGCCGCACGCGAGCATCGCTCGCCCGGCCGCCCCAAGCTCGGCGTGGTGGCGCGCGAAGTCACGCTGCTGCCGCGCCACTGGGAGTGGCTCGCCGCACAGCCGGGCGGCGCGTCAGTGACGCTACGCAAGCTCGTTGAGGAGGCGCGGCGGAGCGGCGTCGGTGATGGGACGCGGCGCACCGCGCAGGAGGCCGCATTCCGCTTCATGAACGCTGTGGCCGGTAACGAGCCGGGATTCGAGGAGGCCGTTCGGGCGCTCTACGCAGGAGATGCCGCGGCGTTCGCATCGCGCACGGACGCCTGGGCGCCCGACGTGCGGGACCACGCGCACCGGCTGGCGGAGCGGGCGTTCTAG
- a CDS encoding rubrerythrin family protein, translated as MTIKGTRTEQNLLKAFAGESQARTRYTYFSSVAKKDGYEQIAAIFLETAENEREHAKVFFKYLEGGMLEITAMYPAGIIGTTAENLLAAANGEHEEWGELYPEFATIAEEEGFPKVAESFREIAEVEEKHEARYRKLLANVEGGTVFKRDTVVRWKCRNCGYIHEGPEAPELCPACAHPQAHYEIFVETY; from the coding sequence ATGACCATCAAAGGAACCCGCACCGAGCAGAACCTGCTGAAGGCCTTCGCCGGCGAGAGCCAGGCCCGCACGCGCTACACGTACTTCTCGAGCGTGGCCAAGAAGGACGGCTACGAGCAGATCGCGGCCATCTTCCTGGAGACCGCCGAGAACGAGCGCGAGCACGCTAAGGTCTTCTTCAAGTATCTCGAAGGCGGCATGCTCGAGATCACCGCGATGTACCCCGCCGGCATCATCGGCACCACCGCCGAGAACCTGCTCGCCGCCGCCAACGGCGAGCACGAGGAGTGGGGCGAGCTCTACCCCGAGTTCGCGACGATCGCCGAGGAGGAGGGCTTCCCCAAGGTTGCCGAGTCGTTCCGCGAGATCGCCGAGGTCGAGGAGAAGCACGAGGCCCGGTATCGCAAGCTACTCGCGAATGTCGAAGGCGGCACCGTCTTCAAGCGCGACACCGTCGTACGATGGAAGTGCCGGAACTGCGGCTACATACACGAAGGCCCCGAGGCACCCGAGCTCTGCCCGGCGTGCGCGCACCCGCAGGCCCACTACGAGATCTTCGTAGAGACCTACTAG
- the ppcA gene encoding phosphoenolpyruvate carboxylase: MRSVPRCMSTQHPDNASVPFFASTQVLAGEDEIKEAFYAYSHLGCDEQMWDVEGKEIDSFVVKKLLSYYEPFFRTNTLGEDVRLTVRVPNPAVETAEAKVLLETLESIPRSFDAAQLFYGRDVTPIFEVILPMTTSVEDIDRIYRYYADFMVGRQYQALRPGDISVAEWLGPTRPDRISVIPLFEDLDGMYNAASVVEAYLADKEIADQRVFLARSDTAMNYGLVSAALSNKIALARLDALAGRCGTRIHPILGMGSAPFRGGLSPVTAERVGREYPSVATFTIQSAFKYDYPPDEVRAAIGLLESQEVGPAPAIDEERAGAIIARYSEAYRAQVVSLSDAINRLAAFVPKRRARKLHVGLFGYARQLGDVTLPRAIAFTCALYSIGLPPELLALDALTADDLVFVREAYPSFDAKIAEALRFADLDGPQVPKAVSDAVVRAGYDWEPDSTHLELVRRIREALGARQEMLLPETSCCALRW, encoded by the coding sequence ATGCGATCGGTTCCCCGCTGCATGAGCACCCAGCACCCCGACAACGCGTCGGTGCCGTTCTTCGCCTCAACGCAGGTGCTCGCCGGCGAAGACGAGATCAAGGAGGCCTTCTACGCCTACTCGCACCTCGGCTGCGACGAACAGATGTGGGACGTCGAGGGCAAGGAGATCGACTCCTTCGTGGTGAAGAAGCTGCTCTCGTACTACGAGCCGTTCTTCCGCACCAACACGCTTGGCGAAGACGTGCGGCTCACCGTGCGCGTGCCCAACCCCGCCGTGGAGACCGCCGAGGCGAAGGTCCTGCTGGAGACGCTCGAGAGCATCCCGCGATCCTTCGACGCCGCGCAGCTCTTCTACGGACGCGACGTGACCCCGATCTTCGAGGTCATCCTGCCGATGACGACCTCGGTGGAGGACATCGACCGCATCTACCGCTACTACGCCGACTTCATGGTCGGCCGTCAGTACCAGGCGCTCCGTCCGGGCGATATCTCGGTGGCCGAGTGGCTTGGCCCCACACGTCCTGACCGCATCAGCGTCATCCCGCTCTTCGAGGACCTGGACGGCATGTACAACGCCGCTTCGGTGGTGGAGGCGTATCTCGCCGACAAGGAGATCGCCGATCAGCGCGTCTTCCTGGCGCGCTCGGATACGGCAATGAACTACGGCCTCGTGAGCGCGGCGCTCTCGAACAAGATCGCGCTTGCGCGGCTCGACGCCCTGGCCGGTCGATGCGGCACGCGCATCCACCCGATCCTCGGCATGGGCTCCGCGCCGTTCCGGGGCGGGCTGTCGCCGGTCACCGCCGAACGGGTGGGGCGCGAGTATCCGAGCGTGGCGACGTTCACCATCCAGTCGGCGTTCAAGTACGACTACCCGCCCGACGAAGTCCGCGCGGCCATCGGGCTGCTGGAGTCGCAGGAGGTCGGGCCCGCACCTGCGATCGACGAGGAGCGCGCCGGTGCGATCATCGCACGCTACAGCGAGGCGTACCGCGCGCAGGTCGTCTCGCTCTCGGACGCCATCAACCGCCTCGCGGCCTTCGTGCCGAAGCGGCGCGCCCGCAAGCTGCACGTCGGTCTCTTCGGCTATGCCCGCCAGCTCGGCGACGTGACGCTCCCGAGGGCGATCGCGTTCACCTGCGCGCTCTACTCGATCGGGCTGCCGCCCGAGCTGCTCGCGCTCGATGCGCTCACCGCAGACGACCTGGTGTTCGTGCGCGAGGCCTACCCGTCGTTCGACGCCAAGATCGCCGAGGCACTGCGCTTCGCCGACCTCGACGGGCCGCAGGTGCCGAAGGCGGTCAGCGACGCCGTGGTGCGCGCAGGCTACGACTGGGAGCCCGACAGCACCCATCTGGAGCTCGTACGACGGATACGCGAGGCGCTCGGCGCGCGGCAGGAGATGCTGCTCCCCGAGACCTCGTGTTGCGCGCTGCGCTGGTGA